One region of Microbacterium sufflavum genomic DNA includes:
- a CDS encoding ABC transporter ATP-binding protein encodes MNESADSVPTAIEARHLSKSYGKGESRFLALDDVSLRVRRGESLAIVGKSGSGKSTLMHLLALLDRPDAGEVRVDGADAATLSPRAVNRIRNRRFGFVFQQFFVTPGASVLDNVILPLTIAGIPAAERRRRGIEALRRFGLEDKARGRANDLSGGQKQRVVLARALVSEPEVIFADEPTGNLDSATGAVVEDELFALQRDHGITLVIVTHDDDLAARCDRRVVVRDGRLEDATGVAA; translated from the coding sequence ATGAATGAAAGTGCGGACTCCGTCCCGACGGCCATCGAGGCGCGTCATCTGTCCAAGTCCTACGGGAAGGGCGAGAGCAGATTCCTGGCTCTCGACGACGTGTCGTTGCGGGTGCGGCGGGGCGAGTCCCTGGCCATCGTCGGCAAGAGCGGGTCGGGCAAGTCCACGCTGATGCACCTCCTCGCTCTCCTGGACCGCCCCGACGCCGGAGAGGTGCGGGTGGACGGCGCCGATGCGGCGACGCTGTCGCCGCGGGCGGTGAACCGGATCCGCAACCGCCGCTTCGGCTTCGTCTTCCAGCAGTTCTTCGTCACCCCCGGTGCCTCGGTGCTCGACAACGTCATCCTCCCGCTCACGATCGCGGGGATCCCCGCCGCCGAGAGGCGACGCCGCGGCATTGAGGCCCTGCGCCGCTTCGGCCTGGAGGACAAGGCGCGGGGCCGTGCGAACGACCTGTCCGGCGGGCAGAAGCAGCGCGTCGTGCTGGCTCGGGCGCTCGTGTCCGAGCCCGAGGTCATCTTCGCCGACGAGCCGACGGGAAACCTCGACAGCGCGACCGGCGCCGTCGTCGAAGATGAGCTCTTCGCGCTCCAGCGCGACCACGGAATCACCCTCGTCATCGTCACGCACGACGACGACCTCGCCGCACGATGCGACCGCCGGGTCGTGGTGCGCGACGGGCGCCTGGAGGATGCGACGGGGGTGGCGGCATGA
- a CDS encoding S-methyl thiohydantoin desulfurase domain-containing protein yields the protein MRLERDDVAALARGYALLGSGGGGSTTMLELMLGAADHGPIDVTPVSALDPATPCLGVAFVGSTMLLSERMPGAEPFGALLRAVERWLGHPVPAVCSLEGGGMNGLAPLTLAKTHTVVDADCTGRAVPGLDQMSLFVDRVPGLVFACETGADGVALVEATRAIDAERVVRSAIIQAGGVGCAVLAGFTVGDLREHAIEGHLARALDLGRAFLAHARLAPPLLAEALGGELLAEGRILSVAPSVTDPHVSAIEVAGIGGTVHRVVARSETLAVLSDGLLVAAAPEVIVVLDAVSREILEVTDLSLARHVVVLALPAPDWWSERPERRARIVPSAYGLDGLDAA from the coding sequence ATGAGGCTGGAGCGGGACGACGTGGCGGCGCTCGCCCGCGGCTACGCGCTCCTCGGCTCCGGCGGCGGTGGCTCGACCACAATGCTCGAGCTCATGCTGGGCGCCGCCGACCACGGGCCGATCGACGTCACGCCGGTGTCGGCGCTCGACCCCGCGACCCCGTGCCTCGGTGTCGCGTTCGTCGGCTCCACCATGCTTCTGAGCGAACGGATGCCGGGCGCAGAGCCGTTCGGTGCACTGCTGCGGGCGGTCGAGCGCTGGCTCGGACACCCCGTGCCGGCGGTCTGCTCGCTCGAGGGCGGGGGGATGAACGGGCTGGCGCCCCTCACCCTCGCGAAGACGCACACCGTGGTCGACGCCGACTGCACGGGTCGCGCGGTGCCCGGTCTCGACCAGATGTCGCTGTTCGTCGATCGCGTGCCCGGGCTCGTGTTCGCGTGCGAGACCGGCGCGGACGGAGTCGCCCTGGTCGAGGCGACCAGGGCGATCGACGCGGAGCGGGTGGTGCGGTCGGCCATCATCCAGGCCGGGGGAGTGGGCTGCGCGGTGCTCGCCGGCTTCACGGTGGGCGACCTGCGGGAGCACGCGATCGAGGGGCACCTGGCTCGGGCGCTCGACCTGGGGCGGGCGTTCCTCGCGCACGCCCGGCTCGCGCCGCCGCTGCTGGCGGAGGCCCTGGGCGGCGAGCTGCTCGCCGAGGGCCGGATCCTGTCGGTCGCGCCGTCCGTGACCGACCCGCACGTCAGCGCCATCGAGGTCGCGGGCATCGGCGGTACCGTGCACCGGGTGGTCGCGCGGTCGGAGACGCTCGCGGTGCTCAGCGACGGGCTGCTGGTCGCCGCGGCCCCCGAGGTGATCGTGGTGCTGGACGCCGTGTCCCGCGAGATCCTCGAGGTCACCGACCTCAGCCTGGCGCGGCACGTCGTCGTGCTCGCCCTGCCCGCGCCCGACTGGTGGAGCGAGCGCCCCGAGCGCCGCGCCCGCATCGTGCCGTCGGCCTACGGTCTCGACGGGCTGGACGCGGCATGA
- a CDS encoding hydantoinase/oxoprolinase family protein, with amino-acid sequence MHIGIDVGGTNTDAVLMDGTRTLAGVKHSTTPDVTRGIVQAIEDLRAGHSFEGADIDAVMIGTTHFINALVQASRLAPVAALRLGLPATRALPPLIDWPEVLVEATQARSYLAHGGYEFDGRPISPLDPEEIRAHAEDMKAHGIRSVAISSVFSPVNHDLEVRAAEIVADVLGADAAISLSHEIGRIGLLERENATIINAALRELASEIVDGLTSAVRAQGIEAPIFLSQNDGTLMDEDYVRRYPVATFASGPTNSMRGAAATSGLDDCAVIDVGGTTADIGLLINGFPRETANEVKVAGIRTNFRMPDVLSLGIGGGSIVDEETAEVGPASVGYKLTTEALVFGGSTLTATDIAVAAGRAQVGDPSRVAHLDPAFVQRVLDRIAERVSEAVDRMRTSPEPIAVVAVGGGSILLPDELPLFGTVHRPENYAVANAIGASIAQVGGEIDKVYAIEPGRREETLAEVRAEAVDKAIAAGAKPSTVSIIDFDEVPIPYLPGNATRIRVKAVGDLDMGV; translated from the coding sequence ATGCACATCGGCATCGACGTCGGCGGCACCAACACCGACGCCGTCCTCATGGACGGCACCCGCACCCTGGCGGGGGTGAAGCACTCCACGACCCCCGACGTGACCCGCGGGATCGTGCAGGCCATCGAGGACCTGCGCGCCGGCCACTCCTTCGAGGGTGCAGACATCGATGCGGTCATGATCGGCACGACGCACTTCATCAACGCGCTCGTGCAGGCCAGCCGGCTCGCGCCGGTCGCGGCGCTCCGGCTGGGGCTCCCCGCCACGCGCGCGCTGCCGCCGCTGATCGACTGGCCGGAGGTGCTGGTGGAGGCCACGCAGGCGCGCAGCTACCTCGCCCACGGCGGATACGAGTTCGACGGGCGACCCATCTCGCCGCTCGACCCGGAGGAGATCCGTGCGCACGCCGAGGACATGAAGGCCCACGGCATCCGCTCGGTCGCGATCTCCTCGGTGTTCAGCCCGGTCAACCACGACCTCGAGGTGCGGGCAGCCGAGATCGTGGCCGACGTGCTCGGGGCGGATGCGGCGATCTCACTGTCGCACGAGATCGGACGCATCGGGCTGCTGGAGCGGGAGAACGCGACCATCATCAACGCGGCGCTGCGCGAGCTCGCGTCCGAGATCGTCGACGGGCTCACCTCGGCCGTGCGCGCGCAGGGCATCGAAGCGCCCATCTTCCTGAGCCAGAACGACGGCACGCTCATGGACGAGGACTACGTGCGCCGCTACCCGGTCGCGACCTTCGCCTCCGGCCCCACGAACTCGATGCGCGGTGCCGCCGCCACGAGCGGCCTCGACGACTGCGCCGTGATCGACGTCGGCGGCACGACGGCCGACATCGGACTGCTCATCAACGGCTTCCCGCGCGAGACCGCGAACGAGGTGAAGGTCGCGGGCATCCGCACCAACTTCCGGATGCCCGACGTGCTCTCCCTCGGCATCGGCGGCGGCAGCATCGTCGACGAGGAGACCGCGGAGGTCGGCCCCGCATCGGTCGGGTACAAGCTGACGACCGAGGCGCTGGTGTTCGGCGGCTCCACCCTCACCGCGACCGACATCGCGGTCGCGGCCGGCCGGGCACAGGTGGGCGACCCGAGCCGCGTGGCCCACCTCGACCCCGCCTTCGTGCAGCGCGTGCTCGACCGCATCGCCGAGCGGGTGTCCGAGGCCGTGGACCGCATGCGCACCTCGCCCGAGCCGATCGCGGTCGTCGCGGTCGGCGGCGGCTCCATCCTGCTGCCCGACGAGCTGCCGCTGTTCGGCACCGTGCACCGCCCGGAGAACTACGCGGTCGCCAACGCCATCGGCGCCTCGATCGCCCAGGTCGGCGGCGAGATCGACAAGGTGTACGCGATCGAGCCGGGCCGCCGCGAGGAGACCCTCGCCGAGGTGCGGGCCGAGGCCGTGGACAAGGCCATCGCCGCGGGAGCCAAGCCGTCCACCGTGTCGATCATCGACTTCGACGAGGTGCCCATCCCGTACCTTCCCGGCAACGCCACGCGCATCCGCGTCAAGGCCGTCGGCGACCTCGACATGGGGGTCTGA
- a CDS encoding purine-cytosine permease family protein, translating to MARTAHADDFALSRVTPEARKPWFGIAVQRFGQVSALSQFLLGATLGYSMTFGEAVLAFLFGSIILEVIMCVVGFIGQREGLNTALLARWTGFGEIGASLVGLAIGISLIGWFGIQSAISAQSLDALMPGALPVWAWSLIFGLAVTAIVAFGFVGMQWLANITVPLFLILVGWSVISELSRHDIGELLTGPAPGPTMSVWAGTGIVAGGLIVGAIITGDMTRFNRSRADVVKQTVLGVSLGEFVIGLAGVLLAHAAATGDIVAIVTSSVGFIGLFIVLTGTLKINDWNLYSSTLGLVNFISTAFGKNLHRVTTTIVLGVVGSVLAAVGILGQFTEFLIVLSVAFPPIAGIMVAEYYVVRRWRPELDATREQGTLPATAPRIVPATIVVWLVSSLVGYFVTWGIPSLLSLFLSMVLYIVVGKLGWVRGVGVATTRQASPVDSAPAAV from the coding sequence ATGGCACGCACGGCGCACGCAGACGACTTCGCGCTCTCCCGAGTCACACCGGAGGCCCGCAAGCCCTGGTTCGGAATCGCAGTGCAGCGATTCGGACAGGTCTCGGCCCTCTCGCAGTTCCTCCTCGGCGCGACCCTCGGCTACAGCATGACGTTCGGCGAGGCCGTCCTCGCCTTCCTGTTCGGCTCGATCATCCTCGAGGTGATCATGTGCGTGGTCGGTTTCATCGGCCAGCGCGAAGGCCTGAACACCGCCCTCCTCGCCCGCTGGACCGGCTTCGGCGAGATCGGCGCCTCGCTGGTCGGCCTCGCGATCGGCATCAGCCTGATCGGCTGGTTCGGTATCCAGTCGGCGATCTCGGCGCAGTCGCTCGACGCCCTCATGCCCGGCGCCCTGCCGGTGTGGGCGTGGAGCCTCATCTTCGGCCTCGCGGTGACCGCGATCGTGGCCTTCGGCTTCGTCGGCATGCAGTGGCTCGCGAACATCACGGTGCCGCTGTTCCTGATCCTGGTGGGATGGTCGGTCATCTCCGAGCTGAGCCGCCACGACATCGGTGAACTGCTGACCGGTCCGGCCCCCGGCCCCACCATGAGCGTGTGGGCGGGCACCGGCATCGTCGCGGGCGGCCTCATCGTCGGCGCCATCATCACCGGCGACATGACCCGCTTCAACCGCTCGCGCGCCGACGTCGTCAAGCAGACCGTGCTGGGCGTCTCGCTCGGCGAGTTCGTGATCGGCCTGGCCGGCGTGCTCCTCGCGCACGCCGCCGCCACCGGCGACATCGTCGCGATCGTCACCTCGTCGGTGGGCTTCATCGGCCTGTTCATCGTGCTGACCGGCACGCTGAAGATCAACGACTGGAACCTGTACTCCTCCACCCTCGGCCTGGTGAACTTCATCTCCACCGCGTTCGGCAAGAACCTGCACCGCGTGACCACCACGATCGTGCTCGGCGTCGTCGGCTCGGTGCTCGCCGCGGTCGGCATCCTCGGGCAGTTCACCGAGTTCCTGATCGTGCTCAGCGTCGCGTTCCCGCCCATCGCCGGCATCATGGTCGCCGAGTACTACGTGGTGCGGCGCTGGCGTCCCGAGCTCGACGCGACCCGCGAGCAGGGCACGCTTCCAGCCACCGCTCCGCGCATCGTCCCCGCGACCATCGTCGTCTGGCTGGTCTCGTCCCTCGTCGGGTACTTCGTCACCTGGGGCATTCCGTCGCTGCTCAGCCTCTTCCTGTCGATGGTGCTGTACATCGTCGTCGGCAAGCTCGGCTGGGTGCGCGGCGTCGGCGTCGCCACCACGCGCCAGGCGAGCCCCGTCGACAGCGCCCCCGCGGCGGTCTGA
- a CDS encoding VOC family protein encodes MPNLNPYLSFRTEAREAMEFYRSVLGGELDISVFGEFPGMVQSPEQQDLVMHAQLTTPDGLVLMASDTPDGMTYEKPQGISVSLSGNTQEVTQRVWEALSEGATITMPLDVPPWGGTFGMLVDRFGIAWMLHGDPE; translated from the coding sequence ATGCCCAACCTCAACCCGTACCTGTCGTTCCGCACCGAGGCCCGGGAGGCGATGGAGTTCTACCGGAGCGTCCTCGGCGGTGAGCTCGACATCAGCGTCTTCGGCGAGTTCCCCGGCATGGTGCAGAGCCCGGAGCAGCAGGACCTCGTGATGCACGCGCAGCTCACCACCCCGGACGGGCTCGTGCTGATGGCCTCGGACACCCCCGACGGCATGACCTACGAGAAGCCGCAGGGCATCTCCGTGTCGCTGAGCGGCAACACCCAGGAGGTCACGCAGCGCGTGTGGGAGGCGCTCTCCGAGGGCGCGACCATCACGATGCCGCTGGATGTGCCGCCGTGGGGCGGGACGTTCGGCATGCTCGTCGACCGGTTCGGCATCGCCTGGATGCTGCACGGCGACCCGGAGTAG
- a CDS encoding DUF917 domain-containing protein: protein MSWQLTAADLPDLARGATLLGTGGGGDPYIGKMLVERVLGDGSITILDPDELADDLFVIPTAQMGAPTVMVEKIPAGTEPTLALRTLEEHLGRTADATMPIECGGINSMIPLIVAAETGLPVVDADGMGRAFPELSMETFAVYGVHGSPLALAGERGEKVVIDTGDDDRQMEWLARGITIRLGGVGHIAEYAMTGADVRRTAVPRTISMALALGRAIRLAREEHRSPFEAIADTLATTLYPHVRELGVGKVVDVERRTTEGFAKGRAVIAPLGAEGDAVEIAFQNENLTAYRGGELLAIVPDLICVVDHETAEPITTEGLRYGQRVRVLGISTPDMMRTPEALAAFGPTAFGLTEPFRPVEGTPAS, encoded by the coding sequence ATGAGCTGGCAGCTCACCGCGGCCGACCTCCCCGACCTCGCCCGAGGCGCGACGCTGCTCGGCACGGGCGGGGGCGGCGACCCGTACATCGGGAAGATGCTCGTGGAACGGGTGCTCGGCGACGGCAGCATCACGATCCTCGACCCGGACGAGCTGGCGGACGACCTCTTCGTGATCCCCACCGCGCAGATGGGCGCCCCGACGGTGATGGTGGAGAAGATCCCCGCTGGCACCGAGCCCACGCTGGCGCTGCGCACGCTCGAGGAGCACCTGGGGCGGACGGCCGATGCGACCATGCCCATCGAGTGCGGCGGCATCAACTCCATGATCCCGCTGATCGTCGCGGCCGAGACCGGGCTGCCCGTGGTGGACGCGGACGGCATGGGACGAGCGTTCCCCGAGCTGTCGATGGAGACCTTCGCGGTGTACGGCGTGCACGGCTCGCCGCTCGCGCTCGCCGGGGAGCGGGGCGAGAAGGTCGTGATCGACACGGGCGACGACGACCGGCAGATGGAGTGGCTCGCCCGCGGCATCACGATCCGGCTGGGCGGCGTCGGCCACATCGCCGAGTACGCCATGACCGGCGCCGACGTGCGGCGCACGGCCGTGCCACGGACCATCTCGATGGCGCTCGCGCTCGGCCGCGCCATCCGCCTGGCCCGCGAGGAGCACCGGTCCCCGTTCGAGGCGATCGCCGACACCCTCGCGACCACCCTCTACCCGCACGTGCGGGAACTGGGCGTCGGGAAGGTCGTGGACGTCGAGCGGCGGACGACGGAGGGCTTCGCGAAGGGCCGGGCCGTCATCGCTCCACTGGGGGCCGAGGGCGACGCGGTCGAGATCGCGTTCCAGAACGAGAACCTCACGGCCTACCGCGGTGGGGAGCTGCTGGCGATCGTGCCCGACCTCATCTGCGTGGTCGATCACGAGACCGCGGAACCGATCACGACCGAGGGGCTGCGCTACGGGCAGCGGGTGCGCGTGCTCGGCATCTCCACGCCCGACATGATGCGCACGCCCGAGGCGCTGGCCGCGTTCGGTCCCACGGCGTTCGGCCTGACGGAGCCGTTCCGCCCGGTCGAGGGGACCCCCGCGTCCTAG
- a CDS encoding TetR/AcrR family transcriptional regulator, with product MPAPATPHSSNARGRATARAIETAAVRLALEKGPAALTVDEICAAAGVKQRTFFNHFPTKEDALLGSALPRLNEQRVREYLSDATVGVLSGALGLVELPASPDGQEDLAAARMRVLAASPALAERQAGRLLPLAREVNEVIRLKLGAVGPDQAAERIDAAASVLTRIASTLVLQAGRAGEAEPGLDDLRWIWDRLL from the coding sequence ATGCCCGCGCCCGCAACCCCGCACAGCAGCAACGCCCGCGGACGGGCGACGGCGCGCGCGATCGAGACCGCGGCGGTGCGGCTGGCCCTGGAGAAGGGGCCGGCCGCACTGACGGTCGACGAGATCTGCGCGGCGGCCGGCGTCAAGCAGCGCACGTTCTTCAATCATTTCCCGACCAAAGAGGACGCGCTCCTCGGCAGCGCGCTGCCCCGGCTCAACGAGCAGCGGGTGCGCGAGTACCTCAGCGATGCGACGGTGGGCGTGCTCAGCGGCGCTCTGGGTCTGGTCGAGCTGCCGGCGTCCCCCGACGGGCAGGAGGACCTCGCGGCAGCTCGCATGCGCGTCCTCGCCGCTTCGCCGGCCCTCGCCGAGCGCCAGGCGGGTCGGCTGCTGCCGTTGGCGCGCGAGGTCAACGAGGTCATCCGCCTCAAGCTGGGTGCCGTCGGCCCCGACCAGGCGGCGGAGCGCATCGACGCCGCCGCGTCCGTGCTCACCCGCATCGCGAGCACGCTCGTACTGCAAGCCGGGCGGGCGGGCGAGGCGGAGCCCGGCCTCGACGATCTCCGGTGGATCTGGGACCGCCTGCTCTGA
- a CDS encoding DUF917 domain-containing protein, which yields MSWTITPAHIDGLARGAAVLGTGGGGDPYIGALLARQALASGDVTVVALDEVPDDALVLFVAMMGAPTVMVEKLPSLAEVIEPVKALGIHLGRPVTHIACAEVGGVNSTIPIAAAAALGLPLVDADGMGRAFPELQMVLPTLYGVTASPLAFSDEKGNTGVLQTADNSWTERIARVACVEMGCSVMISGFSMSGTAARESLVAGSLSRCIEIGRSIAAARDEKTDPVAAVVELLGGRELFDGKVVDVNRATTTGFARGRARIDGDGGTTLTLRFQNEHLVAEADGAVLATTPDLIMVLDGESGEPITTEGLRYGQRVRVIAAPADERWHSAEALAMVGPGYFGYDLAAHRFDGTVSAADASTGAAA from the coding sequence ATGAGCTGGACGATCACCCCCGCCCACATCGACGGACTCGCGCGCGGGGCTGCCGTGCTCGGCACGGGTGGCGGCGGCGACCCGTACATCGGCGCGCTCCTCGCCCGGCAGGCCCTCGCGAGCGGCGACGTCACCGTGGTCGCCCTCGACGAGGTGCCCGACGACGCCCTGGTGCTGTTCGTCGCGATGATGGGCGCGCCCACCGTCATGGTCGAGAAGCTGCCGAGTCTGGCCGAGGTCATCGAGCCCGTGAAGGCGCTGGGCATCCACCTCGGCCGCCCGGTCACGCACATCGCGTGCGCCGAGGTCGGCGGCGTCAACTCCACGATCCCGATCGCCGCGGCCGCCGCGCTCGGCCTGCCGCTGGTCGACGCCGACGGCATGGGGCGCGCGTTCCCGGAGCTGCAGATGGTGCTGCCGACGCTGTACGGCGTGACCGCGTCGCCCCTCGCCTTCAGCGACGAGAAGGGCAACACCGGGGTGCTGCAGACGGCCGACAACTCCTGGACCGAGCGCATCGCCAGGGTCGCGTGCGTCGAGATGGGCTGCTCCGTCATGATCTCGGGCTTCTCGATGTCGGGCACCGCCGCGCGAGAGTCCCTCGTGGCGGGGTCGCTGTCGCGCTGCATCGAGATCGGCCGGAGCATCGCCGCCGCGCGCGACGAGAAGACCGACCCGGTCGCGGCGGTCGTGGAACTGCTCGGCGGGCGCGAGCTGTTCGACGGCAAGGTCGTCGACGTCAACCGCGCCACCACCACCGGGTTCGCCCGCGGGCGCGCCCGCATCGACGGCGACGGCGGCACCACGCTCACCCTCCGGTTCCAGAACGAGCACCTGGTCGCCGAGGCCGACGGCGCGGTCCTCGCGACCACACCCGACCTCATCATGGTGCTCGACGGCGAGTCGGGCGAGCCGATCACCACCGAGGGGCTGCGCTACGGCCAGCGCGTGCGCGTGATCGCGGCCCCCGCCGACGAGCGCTGGCACTCCGCGGAGGCCCTCGCGATGGTCGGCCCTGGCTACTTCGGCTACGACCTCGCAGCACACCGCTTCGACGGCACCGTCTCCGCCGCCGACGCCTCGACGGGGGCGGCCGCATGA
- a CDS encoding ABC transporter permease — translation MNALDLVRTAASHTFRSKLRTTLTVLALFVGAFTLTLTTALGAGVSDYVAKQVASLGADDVLLISAGTGTATDAGPQPYDPATSTASGGPANPLTGGGALTPQDISALEGIDGLRDVSPVSAVAVDWIQGPGSQKYEFAIAPTSSIARADLVAGSQLDAEATENQITLPLDDVEPLGWADPGDAVGARVELGFTDVLGGPHTIEATVVGVSNTSLLNAGAGANAALVDAIAAEQRAGSSAPERFQVAVASFDPNASADDVRDLKDRVADAGMTAQTIQDQLGIVQTVIGGITGVLNAFAVIALLAAAFGIINTLLMSVQERTREIGLMKAMGMSNGRVFALFSIEAAIIGVLGSVLGVVVAVLVGLPLNAALAQGPLSGLAGLDLLLFQPQGMLGVVALIVVIAFLAGTLPARRASLKSPIDALRYE, via the coding sequence ATGAACGCGCTCGACCTGGTGCGCACCGCCGCGTCGCACACGTTCCGCAGCAAGCTGCGCACCACGCTGACCGTGCTGGCGCTGTTCGTCGGAGCGTTCACGCTCACCCTCACGACCGCACTGGGCGCCGGTGTCTCCGACTACGTCGCGAAGCAGGTGGCGTCGCTCGGCGCCGACGACGTGCTGCTCATCTCGGCGGGGACGGGGACGGCGACCGACGCCGGGCCCCAGCCGTACGATCCCGCGACCTCCACGGCCTCCGGGGGTCCTGCCAATCCACTCACCGGCGGGGGAGCGCTGACGCCGCAGGACATCTCCGCGCTCGAGGGTATCGACGGACTGCGTGACGTGTCGCCCGTCTCGGCCGTCGCGGTCGACTGGATCCAGGGACCGGGGTCGCAGAAGTACGAGTTCGCGATCGCGCCCACCTCGTCGATCGCGCGGGCGGACCTCGTCGCCGGCTCGCAGCTGGATGCCGAGGCCACCGAGAACCAGATCACCCTCCCGCTCGACGACGTCGAGCCGCTCGGCTGGGCCGACCCCGGCGACGCGGTCGGTGCACGGGTCGAATTGGGGTTCACCGACGTGCTCGGCGGCCCCCACACCATCGAGGCGACCGTCGTGGGCGTCTCGAACACGAGCCTGCTCAACGCCGGCGCCGGGGCCAACGCCGCCCTGGTCGACGCGATCGCGGCGGAGCAGCGCGCCGGGTCGTCGGCGCCGGAGCGCTTCCAGGTCGCGGTGGCCTCCTTCGACCCGAACGCCAGCGCCGACGACGTGCGCGACCTGAAGGACCGGGTCGCTGACGCGGGGATGACCGCGCAGACGATCCAGGACCAGCTCGGCATCGTGCAGACGGTCATCGGCGGCATCACCGGTGTGCTCAACGCGTTCGCCGTGATCGCTCTGCTCGCGGCCGCTTTCGGCATCATCAACACGCTGCTGATGAGCGTGCAGGAGCGCACGCGCGAGATCGGGCTCATGAAGGCCATGGGGATGAGCAACGGACGGGTGTTCGCGCTCTTCAGCATCGAGGCGGCGATCATCGGCGTGCTCGGCAGCGTGCTCGGCGTCGTCGTGGCCGTGCTGGTGGGACTGCCGCTCAATGCGGCTCTCGCCCAGGGGCCGCTCTCGGGTCTCGCCGGTCTTGACCTGCTGCTCTTCCAGCCGCAGGGGATGCTGGGCGTCGTCGCGCTCATCGTCGTCATCGCATTCCTGGCGGGCACGCTACCGGCGCGACGCGCGTCGCTGAAGTCACCCATCGACGCGCTGCGATACGAATAG
- a CDS encoding helix-turn-helix domain-containing protein: MSAALPLTALLAQGENGAVRLVAGPADAEWDAVSVEAEEADLPAQSRGGLAILTAAAPRATWQQDAMLRRVRDRGFTGLALPGAADVDRGAVRLAARLGLTLLDVERPVQLARACWMLIEARDALTLTRVRKVAQSFEYAADDLGDLLGHLAANLGLGVALIDGAGVLREAGGHLADALRHRIRFDAWTDAARADGDAAASVRVDSPGRSGLRLVLFGRGLGEAQLQSLIVAAEVAMPAVAARILIDEIAAVNDVAASSGLLRDFVELRGTADTDVERRMAERGWRTGGHHLGFRTVARGRLDPLALLRSISPALSAIDAEAHATTAGRGVSGWLSFAEAPGPDRVERAVGALRDVHLGALRDFAVATGVGSLQSGPEGLAATLDEAGDAARIAADRSATGWFVRVDSLGLEQLLLAWTGNDTFVPAAQSLLAPLADGGGELLTTLSAYLDHESGIAATAAALGLHRNTVMVRIRRVQELLGIDMSDPEARLALHLACRAVLPR, from the coding sequence ATGAGCGCCGCGCTTCCCCTCACCGCACTGCTCGCGCAGGGCGAGAACGGCGCTGTGCGCCTCGTCGCCGGGCCCGCCGACGCCGAGTGGGACGCGGTGTCGGTGGAGGCGGAGGAGGCCGACCTCCCGGCGCAGAGCCGCGGCGGCCTCGCGATCCTCACGGCCGCCGCGCCGCGCGCGACCTGGCAGCAGGATGCGATGCTGCGCCGGGTGCGCGACCGCGGCTTCACCGGACTCGCGCTGCCCGGCGCGGCCGACGTCGACCGCGGCGCCGTCCGGCTCGCGGCCAGGCTCGGGCTCACCCTGCTCGACGTCGAGCGGCCGGTGCAGCTCGCCCGGGCCTGCTGGATGCTGATCGAGGCGCGTGACGCCCTCACGCTCACCCGCGTGCGCAAGGTCGCGCAGTCGTTCGAGTACGCGGCGGACGACCTCGGCGACCTGCTCGGGCACCTCGCGGCGAACCTCGGCCTCGGCGTCGCGCTCATCGACGGCGCGGGGGTTCTGCGCGAAGCCGGGGGACACCTGGCCGATGCACTCCGCCACCGGATCCGCTTCGACGCGTGGACCGATGCCGCCCGGGCCGACGGCGACGCTGCGGCCTCGGTGCGCGTGGACAGTCCCGGCCGTTCCGGACTGCGGCTCGTGCTGTTCGGTCGCGGTCTCGGCGAGGCGCAGCTGCAGTCGCTCATCGTCGCCGCCGAGGTGGCGATGCCGGCCGTCGCCGCGCGGATCCTGATCGACGAGATCGCCGCGGTCAACGACGTCGCCGCATCGTCGGGGCTGCTGCGCGACTTCGTGGAGCTGCGCGGCACGGCCGACACCGACGTGGAGCGGCGGATGGCGGAGCGCGGGTGGCGCACCGGCGGGCATCACCTCGGTTTCCGCACGGTCGCGCGCGGCCGGCTCGACCCGCTCGCGCTGCTGCGCTCGATCAGCCCGGCCCTCAGCGCCATCGACGCCGAGGCGCACGCCACCACCGCGGGGCGCGGCGTCAGCGGCTGGCTGTCGTTCGCCGAGGCTCCGGGGCCCGACCGGGTGGAGCGCGCGGTCGGGGCGCTGCGCGACGTGCACCTCGGCGCGCTGCGCGACTTCGCGGTGGCGACCGGTGTCGGCTCGCTGCAGAGCGGCCCGGAGGGGCTGGCCGCCACGCTCGACGAGGCGGGCGACGCGGCACGCATCGCGGCCGACCGCTCCGCCACGGGCTGGTTCGTGCGGGTGGACAGTCTCGGTCTGGAGCAGCTGCTGCTCGCCTGGACCGGGAACGACACGTTCGTGCCGGCGGCGCAGTCGCTCCTGGCGCCGCTCGCGGACGGGGGCGGCGAGCTGCTCACGACGCTGTCGGCCTACCTGGACCACGAGTCGGGGATCGCCGCGACCGCGGCCGCCCTCGGCCTGCACCGCAACACCGTCATGGTGCGCATCCGCCGGGTGCAGGAGCTGCTCGGGATCGACATGAGCGATCCGGAGGCCCGGCTCGCGCTGCACCTGGCGTGCCGGGCCGTGCTGCCGCGCTGA